Proteins from a single region of Phycisphaeraceae bacterium D3-23:
- the coaE gene encoding dephospho-CoA kinase (Dephospho-CoA kinase (CoaE) performs the final step in coenzyme A biosynthesis.), giving the protein MIGLLGAPGSGKSTVARMFESEHCEVIDADQLAREALDDHEIRDTLVAWWGSRVASGGQIDRKVIGEIVFADPKQRRRLEGLIHPYVNRRREELHGQILSDWPEPVFAIVEDCPLLLEAGLDGGCDYLVYIDCPLELRQQRVLESRGWSADVLAAREAAQWPLDTKRARADYTVSSVGDRLAIQAQVDSVLTDIRQSFARVRASGR; this is encoded by the coding sequence GTGATCGGCCTGCTCGGCGCGCCGGGCTCGGGCAAGAGTACGGTCGCGCGGATGTTTGAGAGCGAACACTGCGAAGTGATTGATGCCGATCAGTTAGCGCGCGAGGCCTTGGATGACCATGAAATCCGAGACACATTGGTCGCGTGGTGGGGGAGTCGGGTCGCTTCGGGCGGGCAGATCGACCGGAAGGTCATTGGGGAGATTGTCTTTGCCGATCCGAAGCAACGTCGTCGACTCGAAGGCCTGATCCATCCCTACGTGAATCGGCGGCGTGAAGAACTCCACGGTCAAATTTTGAGTGATTGGCCCGAGCCGGTGTTTGCCATCGTCGAGGACTGCCCGCTGCTGCTCGAAGCCGGGCTTGATGGGGGCTGCGACTACCTGGTCTATATCGATTGTCCGCTGGAATTACGGCAGCAGCGGGTATTGGAGTCGCGGGGCTGGTCGGCCGATGTATTGGCGGCACGCGAGGCCGCGCAGTGGCCACTTGACACCAAGCGGGCCCGGGCGGACTATACTGTTTCAAGCGTTGGCGACAGATTGGCGATCCAGGCCCAGGTCGACAGCGTACTCACCGATATCCGACAGTCTTTTGCCCGGGTGCGTGCGTCCGGGCGCTGA
- the rho gene encoding transcription termination factor Rho, whose product MDAETQARYEDAKHSDLTVQDLQAMDIEELHEVAKLEEIADYANLSKQDLIFKILQTHIAGQGLMYGEGVLEVLPDGFGFLRSPEFSYLACPDDIYVSPSQIRRFGLKVGHVVQGTIRPPKESERYFALLRVDAINGQSPDQGTDLLPFEDLTPLHPTERYIMETTEDSIEMRIVDLVTPIGRGQRALIVAPPRTGKTVLLQKMAKSIITNYPESKVFVLLIDERPEEVTDFKANVPSKVEVVASTFDENTSRHVQVCEMVMEKARRMVEYGEHVVILMDSITRMARAYNAEMPHSGKILTGGLDSNALQRPKKFFGSARAIEDGGSLTIIGTALVDTGSKADDIIFEEFKGTGNAELHLDRRLVEKRIYPAIDISASGTRREELLMDEQELKLVYRLRKVLADMNVVEAMELLKGRLGKARTNAEFLLTMSMEG is encoded by the coding sequence ATGGACGCCGAGACCCAGGCCCGCTACGAGGACGCCAAGCACAGCGACCTCACGGTCCAGGACCTCCAGGCGATGGACATCGAAGAGCTCCACGAGGTCGCCAAGCTCGAAGAGATCGCGGACTATGCGAACCTCAGCAAGCAGGACCTGATCTTCAAGATCCTGCAGACCCACATCGCCGGCCAGGGCCTGATGTACGGCGAGGGCGTCCTCGAAGTCCTGCCCGACGGGTTCGGCTTCCTGCGCAGCCCCGAATTCTCCTACCTCGCCTGCCCGGACGATATCTACGTCAGCCCGTCGCAGATCCGCCGGTTCGGGCTCAAGGTCGGCCACGTCGTGCAGGGCACCATCCGCCCGCCCAAAGAGAGCGAACGCTACTTCGCGCTGCTCCGCGTCGACGCGATCAACGGCCAGTCACCCGACCAGGGCACCGACCTGTTGCCCTTCGAAGACCTGACGCCGCTGCACCCGACCGAGCGCTACATCATGGAGACGACCGAGGACAGCATCGAGATGCGGATCGTCGACCTTGTCACCCCGATCGGCCGGGGCCAACGCGCTCTTATCGTCGCGCCGCCGCGCACCGGCAAGACCGTTCTGCTCCAGAAGATGGCCAAGTCCATCATCACCAACTACCCCGAGTCCAAGGTCTTCGTCCTGCTGATCGACGAACGGCCCGAGGAAGTCACCGACTTCAAAGCCAACGTCCCGTCCAAGGTCGAGGTCGTGGCGTCGACGTTTGACGAGAACACCTCGCGGCACGTCCAGGTCTGCGAGATGGTCATGGAAAAAGCCCGCCGCATGGTCGAGTACGGCGAGCATGTTGTCATCCTCATGGACTCCATCACCCGCATGGCCCGGGCGTACAACGCCGAGATGCCCCACAGCGGCAAGATCCTCACCGGCGGGCTCGACTCCAACGCGCTGCAACGCCCCAAGAAGTTCTTCGGCAGCGCCCGCGCGATCGAGGACGGCGGCTCGCTCACCATCATCGGCACCGCACTGGTCGATACCGGCTCCAAGGCCGACGACATCATCTTTGAGGAATTCAAGGGCACGGGCAACGCCGAGCTGCACCTGGACCGCCGACTTGTCGAGAAACGCATCTACCCCGCGATCGACATCTCCGCCTCGGGCACCCGCCGCGAGGAACTCTTGATGGACGAGCAGGAGCTCAAGCTCGTCTACCGCCTGCGCAAGGTGCTTGCGGACATGAACGTCGTCGAGGCGATGGAACTCCTGAAAGGCCGGCTGGGCAAGGCCCGCACCAACGCGGAGTTCCTGCTGACGATGTCGATGGAGGGGTAG